A section of the Stenotrophomonas sp. 364 genome encodes:
- a CDS encoding DUF3228 family protein, whose protein sequence is MSIVLTDFARPRLFPRVPRGNTIQDCTAEQFQAHLNAHAPFKVLNGYAPFCKLFVYENWTSTRCLTVPITDANRHQLHSAYEARNRNELPVLVRWFEGVESPRANYLVVILYSAEQLAKEGSPIDADWGIVGCIYTAEPDEVPMAPITMMRNALGVDEGGSGVPLDREAYQRAVAFWESNANWRP, encoded by the coding sequence ATGTCCATCGTCCTCACCGACTTCGCCCGTCCCCGCCTGTTCCCGCGCGTCCCACGCGGCAACACCATCCAGGACTGCACCGCCGAACAGTTCCAGGCGCACCTCAATGCGCACGCGCCGTTCAAGGTGCTCAACGGCTACGCGCCGTTCTGCAAGCTGTTCGTGTACGAGAACTGGACCAGCACGCGCTGTCTGACCGTGCCGATCACCGACGCCAACCGCCACCAGCTGCACAGCGCGTACGAAGCGCGCAACCGCAACGAACTGCCGGTGCTGGTGCGCTGGTTCGAAGGCGTGGAATCGCCGCGCGCGAACTACCTGGTGGTGATCCTCTACAGCGCCGAACAGCTGGCCAAGGAAGGCTCGCCGATCGACGCCGACTGGGGCATCGTCGGCTGCATCTACACCGCCGAGCCGGACGAAGTGCCGATGGCGCCGATCACCATGATGCGCAACGCGTTGGGCGTGGACGAGGGCGGATCGGGCGTGCCGCTGGACCGCGAGGCGTACCAGCGCGCGGTGGCGTTCTGGGAGAGCAACGCCAACTGGCGGCCATGA
- a CDS encoding DUF4124 domain-containing protein — translation MKLLLPLLLCALCLPAPASAQAQRVNRCTNAQGQTVFTDRRCDALGATERMPARTPTVGNTGIYRAGCARRLSELTGQIRDAVSQQDVNRLSSIYLWNNVSNATANQIIGRLESVVQRPLVDIAPVYPASDEEPRLATDAAPVLGSDGQPLAEVAPRRPRPVGLRLEQTLGSTATPARTVFGLRRQYGCFWITL, via the coding sequence ATGAAACTGCTTCTGCCGCTCCTGCTGTGCGCGCTGTGCCTGCCTGCCCCGGCATCGGCGCAGGCGCAGCGCGTGAACCGGTGTACCAACGCGCAGGGCCAGACCGTCTTCACCGACCGCCGCTGCGATGCGCTTGGCGCCACCGAGCGGATGCCGGCACGCACGCCCACCGTGGGCAACACCGGCATCTACCGCGCCGGGTGCGCGCGTCGGCTCAGCGAGTTGACCGGGCAGATCCGCGACGCGGTCAGCCAGCAGGACGTGAACCGGCTGTCGTCCATCTATCTGTGGAACAACGTCTCCAACGCCACTGCCAACCAGATCATCGGCCGGCTGGAATCGGTGGTGCAGCGGCCGCTGGTGGATATCGCGCCGGTGTATCCGGCCAGCGATGAGGAGCCGCGGCTGGCGACTGACGCCGCGCCGGTGCTGGGCAGCGATGGGCAGCCGCTGGCGGAGGTGGCGCCGCGCCGGCCGCGTCCGGTGGGGCTGCGGCTGGAGCAGACGCTGGGCAGCACGGCGACGCCGGCGCGCACGGTGTTCGGGCTGCGGCGGCAGTACGGGTGTTTTTGGATCACGCTGTAG
- a CDS encoding TIGR01777 family oxidoreductase → MDILITGGTGFIGRPLCEQLLERGHRVSVLTRSPGRTPPPGVQYVGQLDDVGPVQAVVNLAGEPLTEGRWTDARKQAFHTSRIGTTRALLAWMQALPTPPQVLVSGSAIGYYGPGDATPLDEAASPGHDFAAMLCRQWEAEAFRADALGIRTCVVRTGIVLDRDGGALARMLPPFRLGLGGPMGDGDQWMSWIHRADLVGLILWLLSNDTARGAYNGTAPAAVTNAEFARTLAKVLGRPALLTTPAFALKLAFGEMAGLLLTGQNVVPARALEDGYVFKHPRLEQALEAILG, encoded by the coding sequence ATGGACATCCTGATCACCGGCGGCACGGGTTTCATCGGTCGCCCCCTGTGCGAGCAGCTGCTGGAACGGGGGCACCGGGTCAGCGTGCTGACCCGCTCCCCCGGCCGCACCCCGCCGCCGGGCGTGCAGTACGTGGGGCAGCTGGACGATGTGGGACCGGTGCAGGCGGTGGTGAACCTGGCCGGCGAGCCGCTGACCGAGGGCCGTTGGACCGACGCTCGCAAGCAGGCCTTCCACACCTCGCGGATCGGCACCACGCGCGCGCTGCTGGCGTGGATGCAGGCATTGCCGACGCCGCCGCAGGTGCTGGTATCCGGTTCGGCGATTGGCTACTACGGGCCGGGGGATGCCACCCCGCTGGACGAGGCCGCCTCGCCCGGCCATGACTTCGCCGCGATGCTGTGCCGGCAATGGGAGGCCGAGGCGTTCAGGGCCGACGCGCTGGGCATACGCACCTGCGTGGTGCGCACCGGCATCGTGCTCGATCGCGACGGCGGCGCGCTGGCGCGGATGCTGCCGCCGTTCCGGCTGGGGCTGGGCGGTCCGATGGGCGATGGCGACCAATGGATGAGCTGGATCCATCGTGCCGACCTGGTCGGGCTGATCCTGTGGCTGCTGAGCAACGACACCGCCCGCGGCGCCTACAACGGCACGGCACCGGCGGCGGTGACCAATGCCGAATTCGCGCGCACCCTGGCCAAGGTGCTGGGCCGGCCTGCGCTGCTGACCACGCCCGCCTTCGCGCTGAAGCTGGCGTTCGGGGAAATGGCCGGGCTGCTGCTCACCGGGCAGAACGTGGTGCCGGCGCGCGCGTTGGAGGATGGTTACGTGTTCAAGCACCCAAGGTTGGAACAGGCGCTGGAGGCGATCCTGGGCTGA
- the metF gene encoding methylenetetrahydrofolate reductase [NAD(P)H], protein MTAISFEFYPPKTDDQRAQLDRTAAKLKAFAPEYVSCTFGAGGSTLSYTSETVRHLKQHHGFEAAPHLSCVGGSREEIRELLKLYRAIGCRRIVALRGDLPSGMGHPGDLRYASDLISFIRAEHGDAFRIEVGAYPETHPQANDALLDLKHFKTKIDAGADAAITQYFFNADAYFHFVDAVRALGVTVPIVPGIMPISNFSQLRRFSEQCGAEIPRWIGKKMQAYGDDAESVRAFGAEVVAGLCERLVAGGAPGLHFYTLNLAKPTTQVLKLLKG, encoded by the coding sequence ATGACCGCCATCAGCTTCGAGTTCTACCCGCCCAAGACCGATGACCAGCGCGCCCAGCTTGATCGCACGGCGGCCAAGCTGAAAGCGTTCGCGCCGGAGTATGTGTCGTGTACGTTCGGGGCCGGCGGTTCGACCCTCAGCTACACCTCCGAAACCGTGCGCCATCTCAAGCAGCACCACGGGTTCGAGGCGGCGCCGCACCTGTCCTGCGTGGGCGGCAGCCGCGAGGAAATCCGCGAACTGCTCAAGCTGTACCGCGCCATCGGGTGCCGCCGCATCGTCGCCCTGCGCGGCGACCTGCCCTCGGGCATGGGCCACCCCGGCGACCTGCGCTATGCGTCGGACCTGATCAGCTTCATCCGCGCCGAGCACGGCGATGCGTTCCGCATCGAAGTGGGTGCCTACCCGGAGACGCATCCGCAGGCCAACGATGCGCTGCTGGACCTGAAGCACTTCAAGACCAAGATCGACGCCGGCGCCGATGCCGCGATCACCCAGTACTTCTTCAACGCCGATGCGTATTTCCATTTCGTCGATGCAGTGCGCGCGCTCGGGGTGACCGTGCCGATCGTGCCGGGCATCATGCCGATCTCCAACTTCAGCCAGCTGCGCCGCTTCTCCGAGCAGTGCGGCGCGGAGATCCCGCGCTGGATCGGCAAGAAGATGCAGGCCTACGGCGACGATGCCGAATCGGTGCGCGCATTCGGTGCGGAAGTGGTTGCCGGGCTGTGCGAACGGCTGGTGGCCGGCGGCGCGCCGGGGCTGCATTTCTACACCCTCAATCTGGCCAAGCCGACCACCCAGGTGTTGAAGCTGCTCAAGGGCTGA
- a CDS encoding HAMP domain-containing sensor histidine kinase has protein sequence MRRPVRRLRRHLVLAFTAFTVLVASVFGLYAVVFMYAVEDSVFEAQLAREAAAQLASHAARGDWQAPADTGIVLYRDPARFPADLKPGFAQEPWRSEFSGREGRHYHVRQLQPPAPAAPAWLVAEVSRQLVVRPIRDRVVMVLACTALVMVLLAIWLGVWLARRGTRPLYRLVHRVETLPVQPQGGSALASEFADDEIGVLARALDRLSQRVSAFVAREHAFTRDASHELRTPLAVISSAAGQLLGETGLSERGRQHVQHIRLSALQLQQAVAALLALAREDSDTQPVAPVKLVPLLERIIVEQAPLLETRAVAVELALADDATLLAPEAPLRMVLANLVGNAFAHTQRGRVRIHMEHGELQVLNSSDDGATLQQWPQPRPFDKGEHSPGSGLGLEIMRRLCDHHGLRLRIERSDTGVCAGLRGVAPSVAG, from the coding sequence GTGAGGCGGCCGGTACGGCGGCTGCGCCGACACCTGGTACTGGCGTTCACTGCCTTCACCGTGCTGGTGGCGTCGGTGTTCGGGCTGTACGCGGTGGTCTTCATGTACGCGGTGGAAGACAGCGTGTTCGAGGCGCAACTGGCGCGCGAAGCTGCCGCGCAGTTGGCCAGCCATGCGGCCCGCGGCGATTGGCAGGCACCGGCCGATACCGGCATCGTGCTGTACCGCGATCCGGCGCGGTTCCCGGCCGACCTGAAGCCGGGCTTCGCGCAGGAGCCCTGGCGGTCGGAGTTCAGTGGCCGCGAGGGTCGGCACTACCACGTGCGCCAGCTGCAGCCGCCTGCACCGGCCGCGCCGGCCTGGCTGGTCGCCGAGGTCAGCCGGCAACTGGTGGTGCGCCCCATCCGCGACCGGGTGGTGATGGTGCTGGCCTGCACCGCCTTGGTGATGGTGCTGCTGGCGATCTGGCTGGGGGTATGGCTGGCGCGCCGTGGCACGCGCCCGCTGTATCGGCTGGTGCACCGGGTGGAAACCTTGCCGGTGCAGCCGCAGGGCGGCAGCGCGCTGGCGTCGGAGTTCGCCGATGACGAGATCGGCGTGCTGGCGCGCGCGTTGGATCGACTGTCGCAGCGCGTGTCCGCATTCGTGGCCCGCGAACACGCCTTTACCCGCGATGCCAGCCATGAACTGCGCACGCCGCTGGCGGTGATTTCCAGCGCGGCGGGCCAGCTGCTGGGCGAGACCGGGTTGTCGGAACGCGGGCGCCAGCATGTGCAGCACATCCGGCTGTCGGCGTTGCAGCTGCAGCAGGCTGTGGCCGCCCTGCTCGCCCTGGCGCGCGAGGACAGCGACACGCAGCCCGTCGCGCCGGTGAAGCTGGTGCCGCTGCTGGAGCGGATCATTGTCGAACAGGCGCCGTTGCTGGAGACGCGCGCGGTGGCGGTGGAACTGGCGCTGGCCGACGATGCCACCCTGCTGGCACCGGAAGCGCCGCTGCGCATGGTGCTGGCCAACCTGGTCGGCAATGCATTCGCCCATACCCAGCGCGGCCGCGTGCGCATTCACATGGAACACGGCGAGTTACAGGTGCTCAACAGTTCGGACGATGGTGCAACGTTGCAGCAATGGCCGCAGCCGCGCCCGTTCGACAAGGGTGAACACAGCCCGGGCAGCGGGCTTGGCCTGGAGATCATGCGCCGGCTGTGTGACCACCACGGGCTGCGCCTGCGGATCGAGCGTAGCGACACCGGCGTCTGCGCGGGCCTGCGCGGCGTGGCCCCATCGGTGGCCGGCTGA
- the ybaK gene encoding Cys-tRNA(Pro) deacylase, translated as MTPAINLLKKHGIAHSVLSYPHDPDAASYGGEAVQQLGLDPAQVFKTLLASTEKHDLLVAIVPVSGTLDLKALAEAAGCKKCEMADVEQAQRATGYLVGGISPLGQKKRHRTFLDASAQALPAVHVSAGRRGLEVALAPADLLQLTGGAYAPIGKSR; from the coding sequence ATGACCCCGGCCATCAACCTGCTCAAGAAGCACGGCATCGCCCACAGCGTGCTGTCCTACCCCCACGATCCCGATGCCGCTTCCTACGGTGGCGAAGCCGTGCAGCAGCTCGGGCTGGACCCGGCGCAGGTGTTCAAGACCCTGCTGGCCAGCACCGAGAAGCACGACCTGCTGGTGGCGATCGTGCCGGTCAGCGGGACGCTCGACCTGAAGGCGCTGGCTGAGGCCGCGGGCTGCAAGAAGTGCGAGATGGCCGACGTGGAACAGGCGCAGCGCGCCACCGGCTACCTGGTCGGCGGCATCAGTCCGCTGGGACAGAAGAAGCGGCACCGCACCTTCCTGGATGCCAGCGCACAGGCGCTGCCGGCGGTGCACGTGAGTGCCGGGCGGCGCGGGCTGGAAGTGGCGCTGGCACCGGCCGACCTGCTGCAGCTCACCGGCGGTGCGTATGCGCCGATCGGTAAGTCGCGATGA
- a CDS encoding response regulator transcription factor, translating into MDAERLRLLLIEDNLPLASAIMHMLQAQGHQVDFAADGRTGLRMALTAPPDVLLLDLGLPGLDGIGVCQRLRAGSDRHVPVLMLTARDALDDKLQGFASGADDYLVKPFDDAELLARCLALARRHHIGQPHLLRIGPLSVDRRDGAAWRDGVALHLQPQSLPQRILLALADAWPRTVTRSELIQRLWGDEAPPSDPLRSHLYLLRQALDRPFQGEMLRTVHGVGFRLEATP; encoded by the coding sequence ATGGATGCCGAGCGCCTGCGCCTGCTGTTGATCGAAGACAACCTGCCGCTGGCCTCGGCGATCATGCACATGCTGCAGGCGCAGGGCCACCAGGTAGACTTCGCCGCCGATGGCCGCACCGGCCTGCGCATGGCGCTGACCGCGCCACCGGACGTGCTGCTGCTCGACCTGGGCCTGCCCGGGCTGGACGGCATCGGCGTGTGCCAGCGGCTGCGGGCCGGCAGCGACCGCCACGTGCCGGTGCTGATGCTGACTGCACGCGACGCCCTGGATGACAAGCTGCAGGGCTTCGCCAGCGGCGCCGACGACTACCTGGTCAAACCCTTCGACGATGCCGAGCTGCTGGCCCGTTGCCTGGCGCTGGCGCGGCGGCACCATATCGGCCAGCCGCACCTGCTGCGGATCGGTCCGCTCAGCGTCGATCGTCGCGATGGGGCCGCATGGCGCGATGGCGTGGCGCTGCACCTGCAGCCGCAATCGCTGCCGCAACGCATCCTGCTGGCACTGGCCGATGCATGGCCGCGCACCGTGACCCGCAGTGAACTGATCCAGCGCCTTTGGGGCGATGAAGCACCGCCGTCGGATCCCCTGCGGTCGCACCTGTACCTGCTGCGGCAGGCCCTGGACCGCCCCTTCCAGGGCGAGATGCTGCGCACCGTCCACGGGGTTGGCTTCCGCCTGGAGGCAACGCCGTGA
- the ahcY gene encoding adenosylhomocysteinase: protein MNAVAKTFSTEGDYKVADITLADWGRKELDIAEHEMPGLMSIRRKHAATLPLKGVRVTGSLHMTIQTAVLIETLKDIGADVRWASCNIFSTQDHAAAAIAKSGTPVFAWKGESLEEYWDCTLDALTFTLPDGTLTGPELVVDDGGDVTLLIHKGYELENGSDWVNEKAASHEEQVIKDLLKRVAKERPGYWARVVKDWKGVSEETTTGVHRLYQLAQAGTLLIPAINVNDSVTKSKFDNLYGCRESLADGLKRAMDVMLAGKVAVVCGYGDVGKGCAASLRAYGARVVVTEIDPICALQAAMEGFEVNTIESTLGRADLYVTTTGNKDIIRIEHLSAMKDQAIVCNIGHFDNEIQVDALVGFPGVQHVNIKPQVDKYIFPNGNAIFLLAEGRLVNLGCATGHPSFVMSNSFANQTLAQIDLWANKDSYEKKVYLLPKHLDEEVARLHLEKIGVKLTTLTQEQADYIGVPVEGPFKPDHYRY from the coding sequence ATGAATGCTGTTGCCAAGACCTTCTCCACCGAAGGTGATTACAAGGTTGCCGATATCACCCTTGCCGACTGGGGTCGCAAGGAACTGGACATCGCCGAGCATGAAATGCCGGGCCTGATGTCGATCCGCCGCAAGCACGCCGCCACCCTGCCGCTGAAGGGCGTGCGCGTGACCGGCTCGCTGCACATGACCATCCAGACCGCGGTACTGATCGAGACCCTGAAGGACATCGGCGCCGACGTACGCTGGGCGTCCTGCAACATCTTCTCGACCCAGGACCACGCCGCCGCTGCCATCGCCAAGTCCGGCACCCCGGTGTTCGCCTGGAAGGGCGAGTCGCTGGAGGAATACTGGGACTGCACGCTGGACGCGCTGACCTTCACCCTGCCCGACGGCACCCTGACCGGCCCGGAGCTGGTGGTGGACGACGGCGGCGACGTGACCCTGCTGATCCACAAGGGCTATGAGCTCGAAAACGGCAGCGACTGGGTCAACGAAAAGGCCGCCTCGCACGAAGAACAGGTCATCAAGGACCTGCTCAAGCGCGTGGCCAAGGAGCGTCCGGGCTACTGGGCCCGCGTGGTCAAGGACTGGAAGGGCGTCTCCGAAGAGACCACCACCGGCGTGCACCGCCTGTACCAGCTGGCCCAGGCCGGCACCCTGCTGATCCCGGCGATCAACGTCAACGACTCGGTCACCAAGAGCAAGTTCGACAACCTGTACGGCTGCCGCGAGTCGCTGGCCGACGGCCTGAAGCGCGCGATGGACGTGATGCTGGCCGGCAAGGTCGCCGTGGTATGCGGCTACGGCGACGTGGGCAAGGGCTGCGCCGCGTCGCTGCGTGCCTACGGCGCGCGCGTGGTGGTCACCGAGATCGACCCGATCTGCGCCCTGCAGGCGGCGATGGAAGGCTTCGAGGTCAACACCATCGAATCCACCCTGGGCCGTGCGGACCTGTACGTCACCACCACCGGCAACAAGGACATCATCCGCATCGAGCACCTGAGCGCGATGAAGGACCAGGCCATCGTCTGCAACATCGGCCACTTCGACAACGAGATCCAGGTCGATGCGCTGGTGGGCTTCCCGGGCGTGCAGCACGTGAACATCAAGCCGCAGGTGGACAAGTACATCTTCCCCAACGGCAATGCGATCTTCCTGCTGGCCGAAGGCCGCCTGGTCAACCTGGGCTGCGCCACCGGCCACCCGAGCTTCGTGATGTCCAACTCGTTCGCCAACCAGACCCTGGCCCAGATCGACCTGTGGGCCAACAAGGACAGCTACGAGAAGAAGGTGTACCTGCTGCCCAAGCACCTGGACGAAGAAGTGGCCCGCCTGCACCTGGAGAAGATCGGCGTGAAGCTGACCACCCTCACCCAGGAACAGGCCGACTACATCGGCGTGCCGGTGGAAGGTCCGTTCAAGCCGGATCATTACCGCTACTGA
- a CDS encoding Nudix family hydrolase, translated as MPSPKRSIHVVAGVITDARGRILLNRRTEDRDMGGLWEFPGGKREPGESSEQALVRELREELGIEAEVGEWIMDVPQIYPDKRLRLEVRRISSWKGSPRGREGQAITWVTPDKLSRYSMPPADLPVVAALRQPDRYLITPEPEADHAQAHHDWHQRLAQALAAGVSRIQLRTPASPARVALAEQAIQTHRGRVQWLLNRDIALAQRLGVGVHLGSEQLLQLDARPLPADQLVAASCHDLEQLQAAQRLGCDFAVLGPVQPSASHPGGTPLGWEAFEALREQVSLPLYALGGLHPDDIEQARRHGAQGIAAIRALWPT; from the coding sequence ATGCCATCCCCCAAACGATCGATCCACGTCGTGGCCGGCGTCATCACCGACGCCCGCGGCCGCATCCTGCTCAACCGCCGTACCGAAGACCGCGACATGGGCGGCCTCTGGGAGTTTCCCGGCGGCAAGCGCGAGCCCGGCGAAAGCTCCGAGCAGGCGCTGGTGCGCGAACTGCGCGAGGAACTGGGGATCGAAGCGGAGGTGGGCGAGTGGATCATGGACGTGCCGCAGATCTACCCCGACAAGCGGCTGCGCCTGGAAGTCCGCCGGATCAGCAGCTGGAAGGGCAGCCCCCGCGGGCGTGAGGGCCAGGCCATCACCTGGGTCACGCCGGACAAGTTGTCGCGCTATTCGATGCCGCCGGCCGACCTGCCGGTGGTGGCCGCGCTACGCCAGCCCGACCGCTACCTGATCACCCCCGAGCCCGAGGCCGACCACGCCCAGGCCCACCACGACTGGCACCAGCGCCTGGCCCAGGCACTGGCCGCAGGGGTCAGCCGGATCCAGTTGCGCACCCCCGCCAGCCCGGCGCGGGTGGCGCTGGCCGAACAGGCCATCCAGACGCACCGTGGCCGCGTGCAGTGGCTGCTCAACCGCGACATCGCGCTGGCCCAGCGGCTGGGCGTGGGTGTGCACCTGGGCAGCGAACAGCTGCTGCAGCTGGATGCCCGCCCGCTGCCGGCCGACCAGCTGGTGGCCGCCTCCTGCCACGACCTGGAGCAGCTGCAGGCCGCGCAACGACTGGGTTGCGACTTCGCCGTGCTCGGCCCGGTCCAGCCCAGCGCCAGCCATCCCGGCGGCACGCCGCTGGGCTGGGAAGCCTTCGAAGCCCTGCGCGAGCAGGTATCGCTGCCGCTGTATGCGCTGGGTGGCCTGCACCCGGACGACATCGAACAGGCCCGCCGCCACGGAGCCCAAGGCATCGCCGCGATCCGCGCGCTCTGGCCCACCTGA
- a CDS encoding DJ-1/PfpI family protein, which yields MTLNFPRWLLVLAATLPLAGNASTAPNPTPARVLLVVSGEGRDQGKTRPGFEMDEFAQAWLILRQNGFEIDVASPAGGAVQADKYNPAEAFNAALLADPQAVAKLGATLPTAALQPQAYAGVLVIGGKGAMFDLPGDTALQQVIGRIWDNGGVVGAVCHGPAALAEVRLGDGSRLVDGRAMTGFTEEEEALFGKRWAATFAFQLEPALRARGARWQEAPLMMPKVVVDGRLVTGQNPYSTAALADAFVRASGRVPVARTPWRDERSMALVERHLRGDPRVATELAQQRDTLHVELIGILGYYQLQAAQDPAAIADALSIMQLARPYMDEAQLDVGIAEAHWRLGRTDQARSQLQAVLEKQPTLEQAKALLARMQP from the coding sequence ATGACCCTGAATTTCCCACGCTGGCTGCTGGTACTTGCGGCCACACTGCCCCTGGCTGGCAACGCGTCGACGGCCCCCAACCCCACCCCTGCGCGCGTACTGCTGGTGGTCAGCGGTGAAGGACGTGACCAAGGCAAAACCCGCCCCGGGTTCGAGATGGACGAGTTCGCGCAGGCTTGGTTGATCCTCCGCCAGAACGGCTTCGAGATCGACGTGGCCAGCCCGGCCGGCGGCGCGGTGCAGGCCGACAAGTACAACCCCGCCGAGGCCTTCAATGCCGCACTGCTGGCCGATCCGCAGGCGGTGGCGAAGCTCGGCGCCACCCTGCCTACCGCCGCGCTGCAGCCGCAGGCGTACGCCGGCGTGCTGGTGATCGGCGGCAAGGGCGCGATGTTCGACCTGCCCGGCGATACCGCCCTGCAGCAGGTGATCGGTCGGATCTGGGACAACGGGGGAGTGGTCGGCGCGGTCTGCCACGGTCCGGCCGCGCTGGCCGAGGTGCGGCTCGGCGACGGCAGCCGGCTGGTGGACGGGCGGGCGATGACCGGGTTCACCGAAGAGGAAGAAGCGCTGTTCGGCAAGCGCTGGGCCGCCACGTTCGCCTTCCAGCTCGAACCGGCACTGCGTGCACGCGGCGCGCGCTGGCAGGAGGCCCCGTTGATGATGCCCAAGGTGGTGGTGGATGGACGCCTGGTGACCGGCCAGAACCCCTACTCCACGGCCGCGCTGGCCGATGCCTTCGTGCGTGCCAGCGGTCGCGTGCCGGTGGCGCGTACACCGTGGCGCGACGAGCGCAGCATGGCGCTGGTGGAGCGGCACCTGCGCGGCGACCCACGCGTGGCCACCGAGCTTGCGCAGCAGCGCGACACGCTGCATGTCGAGCTGATCGGCATCCTCGGCTACTACCAGCTGCAGGCCGCGCAAGACCCGGCCGCCATTGCCGATGCGTTGTCGATCATGCAGCTGGCCCGCCCGTACATGGACGAGGCGCAGCTGGATGTCGGTATCGCCGAAGCGCATTGGCGGCTGGGTCGTACCGACCAGGCACGCAGCCAGCTCCAGGCCGTGCTGGAAAAGCAGCCCACGCTGGAACAAGCTAAGGCCCTTCTTGCCCGCATGCAGCCCTGA